CCGGCGCACAAGGCGTGGGGGGGCGGGGGGTGAGGGGGGTCAGTCGGACTTCGGGGGGCGGGCCGGGCGGGCGCCCATGCCGCCGTAGGTGCCGAAGAACCGCGCGGCCGCGACGCGCGTCGACAGCGACCACGTCGGGTAGGCGTGGATCGTCTGCGCGATCCGGCCGACCCGCGCGCCGCTGCGCATCGCGAGCGCCCCCTCGGCGATGACCTCGCCCGCCATCGGCGACACCACCGTCATGCCGACCAGCCGGCCGAAGACCATCCCGCCGATGCGGCCGGGTACGGCGATGAGCGTCGTGAAGCCGTCGGTCTCGCCGGCGGTGCGCGCCCGGTCGCCGCGGCTGTCGCGCGAGGTCGAGACGAGCGCGCGCTCGCCGTACTTCTCGTAGGCCTGGGCCTCGGTCAGCCCGACGTGGGCCACCTCGGGCTCGGTGAAGGTCACCCACGGCACGACCCGGTCGTCCCAGCGCGCACCCCGGCGGCTGAAGGCGTTGCGGGCGGCGAGGCGGCCCTGCTCGTCACCGACGTGGGTGAACTGCAGCCGCGACGTGCAGTCGCCGGCGGCCCAGACGGTCTTCGCCGCGCGCAGCCGGGCATCGGTCACGACCCGGGCCTTGTCGAGCGAGACTCCCGCCTTGTCGAGGTCGAGCCCGTCGGTGCCGGGGACCCGCCCGACCGCGACGAGCAGGTGCGTCCCGGTGACCGTCGTGCCGTCGGACAGGTGCAGCACGACCGCCTTCGGGCCACGGCGACCCTTGCTGACCCGCTCGACCGTCGCACCGGTCCGGACCGTGACGCCCTCGCGCTCGAGCACGGTGGTGAGGACCTTCGCCACCATCGGCTCCTCGCGGCCGAGCACGGTCGGCATGCCCTCGAC
This portion of the Mycobacteriales bacterium genome encodes:
- a CDS encoding FAD-dependent oxidoreductase, giving the protein MSDSYDLVVIGAGATGLGAAREARKAGRRVALVEAEERPGGDCTHYGCVPSKALLETARRVQGARTGPAYGFSAPVTVDFPAVMDRVTAVIAEIEKDESPALLAREGIDLVTGFARFTSPTTVQVGERTLTATRFVVASGSRAFVPPIEGLGEVPYLDNKTVFALRELPPQLLVLGGGPIGVELAQAFQRLGSKVTVVEGMPTVLGREEPMVAKVLTTVLEREGVTVRTGATVERVSKGRRGPKAVVLHLSDGTTVTGTHLLVAVGRVPGTDGLDLDKAGVSLDKARVVTDARLRAAKTVWAAGDCTSRLQFTHVGDEQGRLAARNAFSRRGARWDDRVVPWVTFTEPEVAHVGLTEAQAYEKYGERALVSTSRDSRGDRARTAGETDGFTTLIAVPGRIGGMVFGRLVGMTVVSPMAGEVIAEGALAMRSGARVGRIAQTIHAYPTWSLSTRVAAARFFGTYGGMGARPARPPKSD